The sequence GCGCCGCCGGCATACATGCGGTCAGGGTTGTTTTTGTCAATTAAAATAATGCGGGTACGTCCACCAACATTTGATGGGCCCATTGTTTGCCATTCTAAGTTCAGTAATGAACCACCACGGCCACTTTCTTCTACTTTTTGGTAGTATTCTCTCATTTGCTCGCGTGCGGCAAATACATCTTCCATTTCCACCTTTCCTGTTTTAGGATTGGCTTTCATGCTGTTTAACCACGTGCGATAACCCTCAACGCGGGCTTCTTTTCTTTCTGCACGTTCGTGCAATCCCGTAATTGTGTCACTTGTAAAACCGGAGGCATCCTGTTTAGCAAAGCTGTTCACCACAAGCACTGACAGGAAAACCAAACTGATAAATGATAGACTGAAAATCGTAAAATTCCTTTTCATGAATCGCTATTTTGGGTAAAACTATAAAAAATAATTAAGACTAATTAACAGATAATTTAATATGACCAACTAATTACATTTTTTACATCATTATTGCATCAGAAAACATGACGTTCTGCATGATAAGATGATCTAACGAGCGGACCACTCTCAACATACAAAAACCCTTTATTCATGCCTACTTCGCGGTAATGATCAAACATTTCGGGGGTGACAAATTCTTTTACATCGAGGTGCATTTTTGTCGGCTGAAGATATTGACCCAGTGTTAATATTTCACAACCGTGCGCAACCAAATCATCCATGATTGCATAAACCTCTTCTTTTGTTTCACCTAAACCGAGCATTACGCCCGACTTAGTTCTTTTACCATAACGTTTGGTGCGTTGTATTTGTTCCAGGCTGCGTTCGTATTTTGCCTGAGGGCGAACGAGGCGGTATAATCGTTTAACCGTTTCCATATTATGAGAAACTACTTCCTGACCCGGTGAAATCATCGTGATTAGTGCATCCCAATTGGATTTCACATCCGGAATTA comes from Bacteroidota bacterium and encodes:
- the lipA gene encoding lipoyl synthase, which produces MIELPVAEPHDRLRKPKWLKVKLPTGENYRNVRQIVDDYKLHTICESGNCPNMGECWGAGTATFMILGNVCTRSCSFCAVATGRPTELDLDEPFRVAEAIKLMKVKHAVITSVNRDELADRGASIWHKTVAEIKKLSPETTIETLIPDVKSNWDALITMISPGQEVVSHNMETVKRLYRLVRPQAKYERSLEQIQRTKRYGKRTKSGVMLGLGETKEEVYAIMDDLVAHGCEILTLGQYLQPTKMHLDVKEFVTPEMFDHYREVGMNKGFLYVESGPLVRSSYHAERHVF